A part of Cupriavidus sp. D39 genomic DNA contains:
- a CDS encoding cyclophilin-like fold protein has translation MTISSLSAGTGAQRPFATEVEHRRAPGLRFLRGLGLLLDLLVLGGCEAGQSATSGWRTVASDAGAASVKQEESRLWMTVGERRFAITLADNAAARAFVPLTLDMSELNGNEKHASLPKALPANASRPGTIRNGDLMLYGTQTLVVFYLTFDSSYAYTLGRVDDPAGLAQALGRRDARVVFSKD, from the coding sequence ATGACCATCAGCAGCCTCAGCGCCGGTACCGGCGCCCAGCGTCCCTTCGCCACGGAAGTCGAACATCGCCGAGCCCCGGGACTGCGGTTCTTGCGTGGCCTGGGCCTGCTGCTCGACCTGCTCGTGCTTGGTGGTTGCGAAGCGGGCCAGTCCGCGACGTCAGGTTGGCGCACTGTCGCTTCCGATGCCGGTGCGGCATCTGTAAAACAGGAGGAATCACGCCTGTGGATGACTGTCGGCGAACGTCGCTTCGCCATCACCCTGGCCGACAACGCAGCCGCCCGTGCATTCGTGCCGCTCACACTGGACATGTCCGAACTCAACGGCAACGAGAAGCACGCCAGCCTGCCCAAAGCGCTGCCCGCGAACGCGAGCCGGCCGGGAACGATCCGCAATGGCGATCTCATGCTGTATGGCACGCAAACGCTTGTCGTGTTCTACCTGACATTTGATTCGTCATACGCGTACACACTCGGACGCGTGGACGACCCGGCAGGCCTGGCACAGGCGCTCGGCCGGCGCGATGCACGGGTCGTGTTTTCCAAGGACTAG
- a CDS encoding NAD(P)-dependent alcohol dehydrogenase — MTIKAYGAQASDQPLESMDITRRAPGAHDVQIDIAYCGVCHSDIHQVRAEWAGTLYPCVPGHEIVGRVSAVGAHVSGFQVGDLVGVGCIVDSCKHCEDCDAGLENYCDHMVGTYNGPTPDAPGHTLGGYSQQVVVHERYVLRVRHPEEQLAAVAPLLCAGITTYSPLRHWKVGPGHKVGVVGIGGLGHMGIKLAHAMGADVVAFTTSESKREAAMVLGADEVVVSRNADEMAAHARSLDFILNTVAAPHDLDAFFALLKRDGTMALVGAPATPHPSPQVFSLIMKRRSLAGSMIGGIPETQEMLDFCAEHGIVADIEMIRADDINEAYERMLKGDVKYRFVIDNASLAV; from the coding sequence ATGACCATCAAAGCCTATGGCGCTCAAGCGAGCGACCAGCCCCTCGAATCCATGGACATCACCCGGCGAGCACCGGGCGCGCACGATGTGCAGATCGATATCGCCTATTGCGGCGTATGCCACTCGGACATCCACCAGGTGCGCGCCGAATGGGCCGGGACCCTGTACCCCTGCGTGCCGGGGCACGAAATCGTCGGCCGCGTGTCGGCAGTCGGCGCGCATGTGTCGGGCTTCCAGGTAGGCGATCTGGTCGGCGTCGGCTGCATCGTCGATAGCTGCAAGCACTGCGAGGATTGCGACGCGGGGTTGGAGAACTACTGCGACCACATGGTCGGCACCTACAACGGGCCAACGCCTGACGCGCCCGGCCACACGCTGGGTGGCTATTCTCAGCAAGTCGTGGTGCACGAGCGCTATGTGCTGCGCGTTCGTCACCCCGAGGAGCAACTGGCCGCGGTCGCGCCGCTGCTGTGCGCAGGCATCACCACCTATTCGCCGTTGCGCCACTGGAAGGTGGGACCGGGCCACAAGGTGGGCGTGGTCGGCATCGGCGGCCTGGGCCACATGGGCATCAAGCTGGCGCATGCCATGGGCGCGGACGTGGTGGCATTCACCACGTCGGAATCCAAGCGCGAGGCGGCCATGGTCCTGGGCGCGGATGAGGTCGTGGTTTCGCGCAATGCGGACGAGATGGCGGCCCATGCCAGGAGCCTTGACTTCATCCTCAACACCGTCGCCGCGCCGCACGATCTCGATGCCTTCTTCGCGTTGCTCAAGCGTGACGGCACCATGGCCCTGGTGGGTGCCCCGGCCACGCCGCATCCTTCGCCGCAGGTGTTCAGCCTCATCATGAAGCGGCGCAGCCTGGCCGGCTCGATGATCGGCGGCATTCCCGAGACGCAGGAGATGCTGGATTTCTGCGCCGAGCACGGCATCGTGGCGGACATCGAGATGATCCGCGCCGATGACATCAACGAAGCCTACGAACGCATGCTCAAGGGCGATGTGAAGTACCGGTTCGTGATCGACAACGCTTCGTTGGCCGTCTGA